A single genomic interval of Helianthus annuus cultivar XRQ/B chromosome 13, HanXRQr2.0-SUNRISE, whole genome shotgun sequence harbors:
- the LOC110891548 gene encoding uncharacterized protein LOC110891548, with amino-acid sequence MRGHQSSNESFEFSWSKWVPNKCNIFMWRAFIDRLPTKMSLLRRNILVDNQACVWCESSDETVEHILTGCGISTGVWNAITSWCRILGSFIFHVKDLVNLHDYSGASGNRKFVIHGIIIIACWRMWRARNEKVFSNKDPNVVEMVVDIKSLSFLWYKHRFKHGVVDWDRWCMFDLM; translated from the coding sequence ATGCGTGGACATCAGAGTTCGAATGAGAGCTTTGAGTTTTCATGGAGTAAATGGGTTCCAAACAAGTGCAACATATTCATGTGGCGCGCTTTTATTGATCGCCTTCCTACGAAGATGTCTCTTCTTCGAAGAAACATTCTAGTGGATAATCAAGCTTGTGTTTGGTGTGAGAGTAGTGATGAAACAGTCGAGCATATTCTTACAGGTTGTGGCATCTCTACGGGTGTGTGGAATGCGATTACTAGTTGGTGCAGGATACTGGGAAGCTTCATCTTTCACGTCAAAGATTTGGTGAATTTGCACGATTATAGTGGTGCGTCCGGGAACAGAAAGTTTGTTATACATGGGATTATCATAATCGCCTGTTGGAGGATGTGGAGAGCTAGGAATGAAAAAGTATTCTCGAATAAAGACCCTAATGTCGTGGAGATGGTTGTGGATATCAAGTCTTTGAGTTTTTTATGGTATAAACATAGGTTTAAACATGGGGTTGTGGATTGGGATagatggtgtatgtttgatttgATGTAA